In a single window of the Pseudodesulfovibrio profundus genome:
- a CDS encoding ABC transporter ATP-binding protein: protein MSALMEIINVKKYYKVTSGVLGLKTDWVKAVDGVDLTVKRGETLGLVGESGCGKSTLAKCMMGLEPMTSGDILFNGKSLSAWDEKDLRRNMQMVFQDPYSSLNPRQKIHSIIREGLDIHGIGSSYDRKARSNELLTLVGLREEHGSRYPHEFSGGQRQRIAVARALALNPQLIVCDEPVSALDVSVQAQVIKLLKQLQKEFDLTYVFISHDLSVVSHVADRVAVMYLGRIMESGPSNTLFSNPKHPYTKALLSSVLHADPTMQAEPIPLTGELPSPMNPPTGCPFHPRCPEAFDKCPNARPKPKKMGADTEVACWLY from the coding sequence ATGTCTGCACTGATGGAAATCATCAACGTCAAAAAATATTACAAAGTTACAAGCGGAGTGCTTGGTCTTAAAACCGACTGGGTTAAAGCTGTTGATGGAGTGGATTTAACGGTTAAACGAGGCGAGACTTTGGGCTTGGTCGGAGAATCCGGTTGCGGCAAGTCTACACTGGCAAAGTGTATGATGGGCCTTGAACCAATGACTTCCGGGGATATACTTTTTAATGGCAAGTCATTGAGTGCGTGGGACGAAAAGGATCTGCGACGCAATATGCAGATGGTTTTTCAGGATCCATACTCTTCACTCAATCCTCGCCAAAAAATCCATTCAATTATCCGTGAAGGACTGGATATCCACGGTATTGGATCTTCGTATGACCGAAAAGCTCGAAGCAACGAACTGCTGACACTTGTCGGATTGCGAGAGGAACACGGAAGTCGCTATCCGCATGAGTTTTCAGGCGGTCAAAGGCAACGAATCGCGGTAGCCCGCGCTTTGGCTCTCAATCCTCAACTCATCGTTTGCGACGAGCCAGTCTCAGCCTTGGATGTCTCTGTCCAGGCACAGGTTATCAAGCTGCTGAAACAACTCCAAAAAGAGTTTGATCTGACATACGTTTTCATTTCTCACGATCTCTCTGTGGTCAGCCATGTGGCGGACCGCGTGGCTGTCATGTATCTGGGACGAATCATGGAATCAGGGCCGTCAAACACGCTGTTTAGTAATCCTAAACACCCATATACTAAAGCACTGCTATCATCAGTGCTTCATGCTGACCCGACAATGCAGGCTGAGCCGATTCCACTTACTGGAGAATTGCCAAGCCCCATGAATCCCCCAACTGGCTGCCCTTTTCACCCTCGGTGTCCCGAGGCTTTTGATAAATGCCCCAACGCGCGACCGAAACCCAAAAAAATGGGAGCGGACACCGAGGTTGCCTGCTGGCTTTATTAA
- a CDS encoding S1C family serine protease, with product MKRVLLVAVCMMGLLISVGCKKTTTSGDIGYSFLYTPGDHLEELVEAKKYDEASMVYNSEEMWFVERQDDQEIMSLLQVVYKELDAKYLTPLEQETSRVAAIQWPVERNQWKATKKTLDAFYVDIQKSASIRLFQAPGFKSDTIDKAKTTLASKRKQLIEYAPTALGKYQLTTDECFFEAYPVEVNGEQFVEVHAVVFQETITKAKGKELLHINEKYVDYLTSDLKTLLADEYFSAHCPSPEKADLKQLMAAYSKVNEAGLEIDSVPGVKISFLEVTSETLKDKGVIEFPVGVEMDMPFSATSAGLSKGFEHKDVKSADIVILFNLASTKTFRRVDSSNYVKSKFLAGHKQVNNPEWDVLQVELQQANMEIMTNSGGRLSTSTANPYTNLGNALANLGRDLQINEAKDKVEELKEKFRNTPRYIDEPVYEPYHFQRVEMEVEKTGTVQYYVIDQRRKTYYTDFFDIHSQEFFTVAYNVLDEDPDKEKHQTTNVTEVVVDEFEGEAISVKISELLDHYSKNKANHKRYASLSTIRKDVVKNRNVAVAKAKEKEYGFDKKKDKRFESVVVVQASNSLGTGFYVTSNLVLTNYHVVEEQKFVELKKWDEIETFGKVIAKDVRLDLALIKVQDRGLPVTFYSKKKLPVGETVEAIGHPKGHLFTLTRGVISTIRKHETVMGVKGKPVMFVQTDTPINSGNSGGPLFLGNQVVGVNDWGLSKQISEGLNFSIHYSEVFTFLDDNNVDYRKGK from the coding sequence GTGAAGAGGGTTCTGCTGGTTGCTGTCTGCATGATGGGGCTATTGATTTCAGTTGGTTGTAAGAAGACAACCACATCCGGTGATATCGGATATTCGTTTTTGTACACTCCCGGGGATCATTTGGAGGAACTGGTTGAAGCTAAAAAGTATGATGAAGCTTCAATGGTTTATAATTCCGAGGAGATGTGGTTTGTGGAGCGCCAGGATGATCAAGAGATCATGTCCCTGTTGCAGGTTGTGTATAAAGAGCTTGATGCTAAATATTTAACCCCACTTGAACAAGAGACTAGCCGAGTTGCAGCGATTCAGTGGCCAGTTGAAAGAAATCAATGGAAAGCCACAAAGAAGACTCTGGACGCATTTTACGTAGATATTCAAAAGTCGGCTTCCATTCGTCTGTTTCAAGCTCCTGGCTTTAAGAGTGATACCATAGATAAAGCCAAGACTACGTTGGCATCCAAGCGTAAGCAGTTAATCGAATATGCACCCACTGCGCTGGGCAAGTATCAGTTAACTACGGATGAGTGTTTTTTTGAAGCATACCCCGTCGAGGTAAATGGTGAGCAGTTTGTCGAGGTCCACGCTGTAGTTTTTCAAGAAACCATTACTAAAGCGAAAGGGAAAGAACTGCTCCATATTAATGAGAAGTATGTCGACTATCTGACCTCGGACCTCAAAACGCTCTTGGCAGATGAGTATTTTTCCGCTCATTGTCCTTCTCCGGAAAAGGCAGACCTCAAGCAGCTTATGGCCGCCTATTCAAAGGTGAACGAAGCTGGCTTGGAAATTGATTCTGTGCCGGGGGTGAAAATTTCATTTCTCGAAGTAACTAGTGAGACACTGAAAGATAAGGGCGTGATCGAGTTTCCGGTGGGAGTCGAGATGGACATGCCTTTTTCCGCTACGAGCGCAGGGCTTAGTAAAGGGTTTGAGCATAAAGATGTGAAGAGTGCCGATATCGTCATTCTTTTCAATTTGGCCTCAACGAAAACCTTTCGACGGGTGGACAGCAGCAACTACGTCAAATCCAAGTTCCTGGCTGGGCATAAACAAGTCAATAACCCTGAGTGGGATGTGCTGCAGGTGGAACTGCAGCAAGCCAACATGGAGATCATGACCAACTCCGGCGGCAGGCTGAGCACAAGCACTGCTAATCCGTATACAAACCTTGGCAATGCACTTGCTAACCTTGGACGAGATCTTCAGATAAATGAAGCCAAGGACAAGGTTGAGGAGTTGAAGGAGAAGTTCAGAAATACCCCTCGGTACATTGATGAGCCCGTGTATGAACCGTATCACTTCCAACGAGTGGAGATGGAAGTCGAAAAGACAGGTACGGTTCAGTATTACGTCATCGATCAGCGTAGAAAGACGTATTATACTGATTTCTTCGACATCCATTCACAGGAGTTTTTCACCGTCGCCTACAATGTTTTGGATGAGGACCCTGATAAGGAAAAGCATCAGACCACAAACGTAACAGAGGTTGTGGTCGATGAATTCGAGGGTGAAGCCATTTCGGTGAAAATTTCCGAATTACTCGACCATTACTCCAAGAACAAAGCGAACCATAAACGGTACGCATCGCTGAGCACCATTCGGAAGGATGTGGTTAAGAATCGTAATGTTGCCGTGGCAAAGGCCAAAGAGAAAGAATACGGATTTGACAAGAAAAAAGATAAGCGTTTTGAAAGTGTGGTGGTCGTTCAGGCTTCCAACTCTTTGGGGACAGGGTTCTACGTTACAAGCAACCTTGTTTTGACCAATTATCATGTGGTGGAAGAACAGAAATTCGTCGAGCTTAAAAAGTGGGATGAAATTGAAACCTTTGGAAAAGTGATAGCCAAAGATGTTCGCTTGGATCTTGCCTTGATCAAGGTTCAGGACAGAGGACTTCCCGTGACATTCTATTCTAAAAAGAAATTACCTGTAGGCGAGACTGTTGAAGCAATTGGTCATCCCAAGGGGCACCTCTTTACACTGACTCGGGGAGTCATCAGCACGATTCGAAAGCATGAGACTGTCATGGGAGTGAAGGGTAAACCGGTAATGTTTGTGCAAACAGATACACCCATTAATAGCGGTAACTCGGGAGGCCCTTTGTTTCTTGGCAATCAGGTTGTCGGGGTAAATGATTGGGGGCTTAGCAAACAGATTTCTGAAGGATTGAACTTTAGTATTCATTATTCAGAAGTGTTTACTTTCCTTGATGATAATAATGTTGACTACCGAAAAGGAAAATAA
- a CDS encoding ABC transporter ATP-binding protein has protein sequence MSTPLLDIRKLTTCFTSPQGIAKAVDTVSLSFMQGETLAVVGESGCGKTVLALSILGLIPDPPGRITEGTILYKGEDLLEMDESELRSVRGNSISMIFQEPMTALNPVFRINEQLAEPLVLHQNLTKKEALAKAVDSLQLVGIANPQKVAKAYPHELSGGMRQRVMIAMALSCNPDLLIADEPTTALDVTIQAQILDLMNELKERMDGSLMLITHDLGVVARMAQRIAVMYSGKIVELAHRDQLFSNPLHPYTEGLLASVPTMGDKSELIPIPGIVPSIFDLPQGCRFHPRCPHAFSKCSLILPPLTEPEPGRFVRCWLHEKE, from the coding sequence ATGTCCACACCTCTTCTCGACATACGCAAGCTGACAACATGCTTTACATCACCCCAAGGTATAGCCAAGGCGGTGGATACCGTCAGCCTATCCTTTATGCAAGGAGAAACCCTTGCCGTAGTCGGTGAATCCGGCTGCGGGAAAACAGTTCTTGCACTCTCCATCCTTGGACTCATCCCGGACCCGCCCGGTCGAATTACGGAAGGAACCATACTCTATAAAGGGGAAGACCTTCTGGAAATGGATGAATCAGAACTACGATCAGTTCGCGGCAACAGCATTTCCATGATCTTTCAGGAGCCAATGACTGCTCTGAATCCGGTGTTCCGCATTAATGAACAACTTGCCGAGCCACTGGTTCTTCATCAGAACCTTACCAAAAAAGAAGCTCTGGCAAAAGCAGTGGATTCACTTCAGCTGGTCGGAATCGCCAATCCCCAAAAAGTCGCGAAAGCCTATCCGCACGAGCTGTCAGGCGGCATGCGTCAGCGCGTCATGATTGCCATGGCGCTTTCATGTAATCCCGATCTACTTATTGCAGATGAGCCAACCACTGCCCTCGATGTAACCATACAGGCCCAAATCCTTGATCTCATGAACGAACTCAAGGAACGAATGGATGGTTCACTCATGCTCATCACCCATGACCTTGGAGTCGTTGCACGAATGGCGCAACGAATAGCGGTCATGTATTCAGGGAAAATTGTTGAACTGGCCCATAGGGATCAACTCTTTTCAAACCCGTTGCATCCATACACTGAGGGATTACTCGCTTCTGTCCCCACTATGGGAGACAAGTCCGAGCTCATCCCCATCCCTGGCATTGTTCCGTCCATTTTCGACCTTCCGCAAGGCTGTAGATTCCACCCACGATGCCCTCATGCATTTTCCAAGTGTTCATTGATCCTGCCGCCTTTAACCGAACCGGAACCGGGACGATTCGTTCGCTGCTGGCTTCATGAGAAGGAATAA
- a CDS encoding HD domain-containing protein: MISREEALQLLHAKNNEHNLICHALESEAVMRGLAEKLGQDEELWGISGLLHDLDYATTKEDHDRHGLDTVDMLEGKLPEEALNAIRRHACEMNGAEEPSTQMDFALRCGETVTGLIHAAALVRPTKIDGMKPKSLKKKMKDKAFAASVNRDCIRECDKLGIELTEFLQIAIASITAIAPNVGLTAE; this comes from the coding sequence ATGATTTCCAGAGAAGAAGCGCTGCAATTACTGCATGCAAAAAACAACGAACACAACTTGATCTGCCACGCTCTTGAGTCTGAAGCTGTCATGCGTGGGCTGGCTGAAAAATTAGGGCAGGACGAAGAACTGTGGGGTATCAGCGGTCTGTTGCATGATCTCGATTATGCAACAACAAAAGAAGATCATGATCGCCATGGGCTGGATACTGTTGATATGCTTGAAGGAAAACTTCCTGAAGAAGCACTCAACGCGATCAGGAGACATGCCTGTGAAATGAATGGGGCTGAAGAACCCAGCACACAAATGGATTTTGCCCTTCGATGCGGTGAGACTGTTACCGGCCTCATTCATGCTGCAGCGCTTGTGCGCCCGACAAAGATAGATGGGATGAAACCAAAGAGCCTGAAGAAGAAAATGAAAGACAAGGCCTTTGCAGCCAGTGTTAATCGCGACTGTATTCGTGAGTGTGACAAGCTCGGTATTGAGTTGACTGAATTTCTTCAAATCGCCATAGCCTCCATAACTGCCATTGCGCCCAATGTAGGGCTAACAGCCGAGTAG
- the cbiQ gene encoding cobalt ECF transporter T component CbiQ — translation MPTLGEPFAHGESLIHGIDPRIRLICATLLTVPTALLLRIDQSIAMLILGVVLIGTAQLSPARVLSRLAIVNTFIAFLWLFIPFSTPGSPIGTIGPLTVTHEGLVLSTLVTLKSNAIILTLIALLGTIKVQDLGPAMQSLKVPDKLCHLLVFTYRYIFVIHQEYQTMRQAMSARGFCPTTNTHTYRTYAWLVGMLLVKSWDRAERVHGAMMCRGFKGKFYSLASFTTSVTDYCFLMGCMVMIIAVHTNDIFKRVFV, via the coding sequence GTGCCGACGTTGGGAGAACCGTTCGCCCATGGCGAATCTCTGATACACGGGATAGATCCCCGCATCCGATTGATATGCGCAACTCTGCTGACCGTACCGACAGCATTGCTGCTACGAATCGATCAATCGATAGCCATGCTGATACTTGGCGTAGTTCTGATCGGGACCGCACAACTATCGCCAGCAAGAGTATTGAGCCGACTGGCGATCGTTAATACATTCATTGCGTTCCTCTGGCTATTTATCCCCTTTTCAACTCCCGGATCCCCTATTGGCACCATTGGCCCGCTGACTGTGACGCATGAAGGTCTTGTGCTTTCCACGCTTGTCACACTCAAATCAAATGCCATTATCCTGACCCTTATAGCGCTGCTGGGGACCATCAAAGTACAGGACCTCGGTCCAGCCATGCAGTCCCTCAAGGTACCGGACAAGCTCTGTCATCTGCTTGTCTTCACGTATCGCTATATTTTCGTCATTCACCAAGAGTATCAGACCATGCGCCAGGCCATGTCTGCCCGCGGTTTTTGTCCGACAACCAACACACACACATATCGAACCTATGCCTGGCTCGTGGGGATGCTTCTGGTTAAAAGCTGGGACCGCGCCGAACGGGTACATGGAGCCATGATGTGTCGTGGTTTCAAGGGGAAATTTTATTCACTGGCTTCATTCACTACCAGTGTGACTGACTATTGCTTTTTAATGGGCTGCATGGTGATGATCATCGCTGTTCACACAAATGATATTTTCAAGAGAGTCTTTGTATGA
- a CDS encoding ferredoxin-thioredoxin reductase catalytic domain-containing protein — protein MNAEQLYDALKKIQEPKGYYFNKDMEMTMPLIESLLTNKERLGYMACPCRLANGEIEADKDIICPCTYREEDIKEYGACFCALYVSKEYNEGTIEKEVVPERRPADKILF, from the coding sequence ATGAACGCTGAACAACTGTATGATGCGCTGAAAAAAATTCAAGAGCCCAAAGGCTATTACTTCAATAAAGACATGGAAATGACCATGCCGCTTATTGAATCACTCCTTACCAACAAAGAGCGGTTGGGTTACATGGCTTGTCCTTGCCGTCTTGCCAACGGCGAGATCGAAGCAGACAAAGATATCATTTGCCCCTGCACCTACAGAGAAGAAGACATCAAAGAATACGGTGCTTGCTTCTGTGCTTTATATGTCAGCAAAGAGTACAATGAAGGAACCATTGAAAAAGAAGTAGTTCCGGAACGCCGTCCTGCTGACAAAATACTTTTCTAG
- the trmFO gene encoding methylenetetrahydrofolate--tRNA-(uracil(54)-C(5))-methyltransferase (FADH(2)-oxidizing) TrmFO: protein MPKVIIVGGGLAGVDCAWQLANAGVEVELYEMKPHKHSEAHSEDGLAELVCSNSFRATGSAAAIGLLKEEMEALGSLVMEAAFATQVPAGGALAVDRTLFSEYVTQKLEDAPNVTVIRKEITSLDAEELAGADGVVIAAGPMASEELTQSLMQVVGDQRLYFYDAIAPIVSRDSIDFDKVFWGSRWKPEDDDYLNCPMNEEEYKTFVAALVEGEKVKPRDFEKEVHFEACLPVEAMAERGEMTLAFGPLKPVGFVDPKTGERPFAIVQLRTENKDKTAFNLVGFQTKLKYPEQKRVFRMIPGLEQAEFLRLGSIHRNTYVNAPDVLDGELQLKARPGFYLAGQITGVEGYLESAASGLWLGLSLATKFEGKSLKPLPSETALGALLGHLSTRSDKDFQPSNINFGLMPGLEKKMKKKLRKEAYGKRAQEAFAKWMEAVKAESD from the coding sequence ATGCCAAAGGTTATCATAGTTGGAGGAGGCTTGGCCGGAGTGGATTGCGCTTGGCAATTGGCCAACGCCGGTGTTGAGGTAGAGCTGTATGAAATGAAGCCTCACAAGCACTCCGAAGCCCATTCTGAGGACGGTTTGGCTGAGCTTGTATGCTCGAATTCCTTCAGGGCAACTGGTAGCGCTGCGGCTATCGGTTTACTCAAAGAAGAAATGGAAGCGCTCGGCAGTCTGGTCATGGAAGCAGCCTTTGCCACACAGGTTCCCGCCGGTGGTGCGCTGGCCGTGGACCGAACTCTGTTCTCCGAATACGTCACACAGAAATTGGAAGATGCGCCCAATGTTACTGTCATCAGAAAGGAAATTACCTCTCTGGATGCGGAGGAACTGGCCGGGGCTGATGGTGTCGTCATTGCCGCAGGTCCCATGGCGAGTGAAGAGTTGACCCAGAGCCTCATGCAAGTAGTCGGTGATCAACGGTTGTACTTTTACGATGCAATAGCTCCTATTGTGTCCCGGGACTCGATTGATTTTGATAAGGTTTTTTGGGGATCACGTTGGAAGCCCGAAGATGATGATTACCTGAACTGTCCCATGAACGAAGAGGAATACAAGACCTTTGTTGCCGCCTTGGTGGAAGGGGAGAAGGTCAAGCCTCGGGATTTTGAGAAGGAAGTACATTTTGAAGCATGTCTTCCGGTGGAAGCCATGGCAGAGCGCGGGGAAATGACCCTTGCTTTTGGGCCGCTGAAACCCGTTGGCTTTGTCGATCCCAAAACCGGTGAACGACCCTTTGCTATCGTTCAGTTGCGCACTGAGAACAAAGATAAGACCGCGTTCAATCTCGTAGGGTTTCAGACTAAACTCAAATACCCGGAACAAAAACGCGTATTTCGAATGATTCCAGGCCTGGAACAGGCAGAGTTTTTGCGTCTTGGTTCAATTCATCGCAACACATACGTTAATGCTCCCGACGTATTGGATGGTGAGTTGCAATTGAAGGCTCGGCCTGGTTTTTACTTGGCAGGCCAAATCACAGGCGTTGAGGGGTATCTCGAATCTGCCGCTTCCGGTCTGTGGTTGGGGCTGTCTCTGGCTACAAAATTCGAGGGTAAATCCTTGAAGCCTCTTCCGTCGGAGACTGCTTTGGGAGCCTTGCTTGGTCATTTGTCTACTCGTTCTGACAAAGATTTCCAGCCTTCCAATATCAACTTTGGTTTGATGCCGGGGTTGGAAAAGAAAATGAAAAAGAAGTTGCGCAAGGAAGCCTACGGTAAACGGGCTCAGGAAGCGTTCGCCAAATGGATGGAAGCGGTCAAGGCTGAATCCGATTAG
- a CDS encoding O-acetylhomoserine aminocarboxypropyltransferase/cysteine synthase family protein, with the protein MAEKTYGPQTQALHAGHAPDTDTGSRAVPIHYTTAYLFKDADHAANLFSLKEPGYIYTRIMNPTTSVLEERLAALHGGLGALAVSSGMAAIFYSIVNITSAGQNIVTGSNLYGGTQTLFEHTLKRFGIEARFVDSSDPANFEAAIDENTRLVYSESIGNPSCNVDNIQGIADVAHTYGLPFILDATVSPPPMFNAFEYGADIVVHSLTKIIGGHGVAMGGAIVEKGDFDWGANQRFPEFTTPDPTYNNVNLWEALGGADGNPCPIFTVKARIGLLRDTGAAISPANSFQIIQGMETLPLRVQKHCENAQKVAEFLDTHYAVEWVNYAGLKNHKDHERAKNLFPHGPGAVFGFGVKGGLEAGRTFINSVQLCSHLANILDAKTLVVHPASTTHGQSTREERLAAGVPDDLVRISVGLEDVEDIIEDLDRALIASQK; encoded by the coding sequence ATGGCTGAAAAAACGTACGGACCACAGACACAGGCTCTGCACGCAGGGCATGCCCCGGATACCGATACCGGGTCACGTGCTGTGCCTATCCACTATACAACCGCATACTTGTTTAAGGACGCGGATCATGCCGCCAACCTCTTCTCACTCAAAGAGCCGGGGTACATATATACACGTATTATGAACCCGACGACCTCTGTGCTGGAAGAGCGGCTTGCCGCTTTGCACGGCGGGCTGGGCGCTTTGGCGGTCTCTTCCGGCATGGCTGCTATTTTCTATTCCATCGTCAACATAACGTCTGCGGGGCAGAATATTGTCACCGGCTCCAACCTCTATGGTGGTACGCAGACCTTGTTCGAGCACACCCTGAAACGGTTTGGTATTGAAGCCCGTTTTGTGGATTCCTCCGATCCTGCGAATTTTGAAGCGGCCATTGATGAGAATACCCGACTTGTTTACAGCGAATCAATCGGTAACCCGAGCTGTAATGTGGATAATATTCAGGGTATTGCCGATGTCGCACATACGTACGGTCTGCCTTTCATTCTGGATGCCACAGTGTCGCCTCCGCCGATGTTCAATGCGTTTGAATATGGTGCCGATATAGTTGTTCATTCTTTGACCAAGATCATAGGTGGACATGGTGTGGCAATGGGGGGTGCCATTGTAGAAAAGGGTGATTTCGATTGGGGTGCCAACCAACGGTTCCCAGAATTTACTACCCCTGACCCCACTTATAACAATGTGAATCTGTGGGAGGCTCTTGGAGGTGCTGATGGTAACCCGTGTCCTATCTTTACAGTCAAAGCTCGGATTGGGCTGTTGCGAGATACAGGGGCAGCCATATCACCAGCAAATAGCTTTCAGATAATCCAAGGCATGGAGACACTGCCGCTTCGTGTACAGAAGCATTGTGAAAACGCCCAGAAGGTCGCTGAATTTCTGGACACTCATTATGCCGTGGAATGGGTTAATTACGCAGGTCTGAAAAATCATAAGGACCACGAACGAGCCAAGAACCTGTTCCCTCACGGGCCTGGAGCCGTTTTCGGCTTCGGTGTCAAAGGTGGGCTGGAAGCCGGCCGGACATTCATTAATTCCGTTCAGCTATGCTCGCATCTTGCAAATATTCTCGATGCAAAAACCCTGGTGGTACATCCGGCATCGACCACTCATGGTCAATCCACGCGAGAAGAGCGTTTGGCCGCGGGGGTTCCCGATGATCTCGTTCGTATCTCAGTCGGGCTCGAAGATGTTGAAGATATAATAGAAGATCTTGATCGCGCTTTGATCGCCTCTCAAAAATAA
- the traT gene encoding complement resistance protein TraT, which produces MLTTEKENKMFTRFKYIVCVVLVSMVLASCTASKSRLGMVQSPDGLMYGSAMDRQFIVDSSLFVNNKIKLRIRNTSGDPAFNLYEFKNRLENAYAAQGYEPTDGNDFGILLDINVNYSGQIQEDMRGEGLLAGGALGGVAGAYDPITTGSGNTWAKGTAGAVVGATVGYILGSYVTDDTYIIRSDITLATIAPREENDGTTIVFGKSEKISRKKNNFRGFRQREKVTLAVYAGGRNVDQSEITSGVQQRMLRILTDVI; this is translated from the coding sequence ATGTTGACTACCGAAAAGGAAAATAAAATGTTCACTAGATTCAAATATATAGTCTGTGTTGTTTTGGTTTCAATGGTGCTGGCTTCATGTACTGCATCCAAAAGCCGACTGGGGATGGTGCAGAGTCCGGATGGTCTGATGTATGGGTCAGCAATGGATAGGCAGTTTATCGTGGACTCCAGTCTCTTTGTTAACAACAAGATTAAACTGAGAATCCGCAACACGTCTGGTGATCCGGCTTTCAATCTTTATGAGTTCAAAAATCGCCTGGAAAACGCCTACGCTGCACAAGGGTATGAGCCTACGGATGGAAATGATTTTGGTATTCTGCTGGATATCAACGTAAACTACTCCGGCCAAATACAAGAAGACATGCGTGGTGAAGGGCTGTTGGCCGGTGGAGCATTGGGTGGTGTGGCTGGTGCCTATGATCCCATAACAACCGGTTCCGGTAATACATGGGCCAAAGGAACTGCTGGAGCGGTTGTCGGTGCAACAGTTGGCTATATTCTTGGTAGTTACGTGACGGACGACACATATATCATTCGTTCAGACATAACTTTAGCTACTATCGCTCCTAGAGAAGAGAACGATGGTACGACTATCGTCTTCGGAAAGAGTGAGAAGATAAGCCGCAAAAAGAATAACTTCAGGGGCTTTCGTCAGCGTGAGAAAGTTACTTTGGCAGTATATGCTGGTGGCCGAAATGTTGATCAGTCAGAGATTACATCAGGCGTTCAGCAGAGAATGCTGAGAATTTTGACCGATGTAATTTAA
- a CDS encoding energy-coupling factor ABC transporter ATP-binding protein gives MTAPIIELRDITYHFPNRNNALENLSFSLFPGEQVGLFGPNGAGKSTMLHILMGLIKPQKGEVRLFGTLSDSKKCFDEARLKIGFLFQHSDDQLFCPTVLDDVAFGPLNQGLSADEAKSKATEALSCVGLKGFEDRVPYRLSGGEKKLVALATILAMEPEVLILDEPTTGLSPEAKERLIDILQNLEMARLVVSHEPDFLAATTNKLLAMRNGHIRQGELKPHTHTHVHEEGDVPHQH, from the coding sequence ATGACCGCTCCAATAATAGAGCTACGGGATATAACGTACCACTTTCCAAATAGAAACAACGCATTGGAAAATCTAAGCTTCTCACTCTTCCCGGGGGAGCAGGTCGGATTATTCGGCCCTAACGGGGCAGGGAAATCAACTATGCTTCACATTCTCATGGGCTTGATCAAGCCCCAGAAAGGTGAAGTACGACTTTTTGGTACCCTATCGGACTCAAAAAAGTGTTTTGACGAGGCCCGGCTGAAGATCGGATTCCTCTTTCAGCACTCCGATGATCAACTGTTCTGCCCTACAGTTCTCGATGATGTCGCATTTGGCCCTCTCAATCAGGGGTTATCTGCTGATGAAGCGAAAAGCAAAGCCACTGAAGCCTTAAGCTGTGTCGGGCTGAAAGGGTTCGAGGATCGTGTCCCATACCGACTGTCCGGAGGCGAGAAGAAACTGGTTGCGCTGGCAACAATTCTTGCCATGGAGCCGGAGGTGCTCATTCTTGATGAACCAACAACAGGCCTGTCGCCTGAAGCCAAGGAACGGTTGATCGACATCCTACAGAATCTGGAAATGGCTCGCCTTGTTGTTTCACACGAACCGGACTTTCTGGCCGCAACAACAAACAAATTGCTGGCAATGAGAAACGGGCACATTCGCCAAGGGGAACTCAAACCTCACACGCATACCCATGTTCATGAAGAGGGTGATGTTCCTCACCAGCACTAA